One genomic segment of Streptomyces liangshanensis includes these proteins:
- a CDS encoding sugar phosphate isomerase/epimerase family protein: MTVKQLSLPELTEACVRLGIPGVGLWRAPVQEYGVEAAAKLVREAGLGVTTLCRGGFLTAADPAGRAEALADNRAAIDEAVTLGTDTLVLVSGGLPSGDQDLAGARERIADALGELAPYAGERGIRLAIEPLHPMFASDRCVVSTLDQALELAERFPADQVGVVVDTYHVWWDDRAPAAVARAAGRVFSFQLADWTTPLPAGVLNGRGQLGDGAVDLRAWRARVDAAGYDGPVEVELFNDELWARDGVELLEEVVERYVAHALPR; the protein is encoded by the coding sequence ATGACCGTCAAACAGCTGTCCCTGCCGGAGCTGACCGAGGCCTGCGTACGGCTCGGGATCCCCGGCGTCGGCCTGTGGCGCGCGCCGGTCCAGGAGTACGGGGTCGAGGCCGCCGCCAAGCTCGTACGGGAGGCCGGGCTCGGCGTCACCACGCTCTGCCGGGGCGGCTTCCTCACCGCGGCCGACCCCGCCGGACGCGCGGAGGCGTTGGCCGACAACCGGGCGGCGATCGACGAGGCGGTGACGCTCGGCACCGACACGCTGGTCCTCGTCTCCGGCGGACTGCCGTCCGGCGACCAGGACTTGGCCGGGGCGCGGGAGCGGATCGCCGACGCGCTGGGGGAGCTGGCCCCGTACGCCGGCGAACGCGGCATCCGGCTGGCGATCGAGCCGCTGCACCCCATGTTCGCCTCGGACCGGTGTGTGGTCTCCACGCTGGACCAGGCCCTCGAACTGGCCGAGCGCTTCCCGGCGGACCAGGTGGGCGTGGTCGTGGACACGTACCACGTCTGGTGGGACGACCGGGCGCCCGCGGCCGTCGCCCGCGCCGCGGGCCGTGTCTTCTCCTTCCAACTGGCCGATTGGACGACGCCCCTTCCGGCCGGGGTCCTGAACGGCCGCGGCCAGCTCGGCGACGGAGCGGTCGACCTGCGGGCGTGGCGCGCGCGGGTGGACGCGGCCGGTTACGACGGGCCGGTCGAGGTGGAGCTGTTCAACGACGAGCTGTGGGCGCGGGACGGCGTGGAGCTGCTGGAGGAGGTCGTGGAGCGGTATGTGGCGCACGCGCTCCCGCGATGA
- a CDS encoding SF1B family DNA helicase RecD2, which produces MSNRSAQDTPTPTPTHTPAPALAVLEAVLERITYANEENGYTVARVDTGRGGDLLTVVGALLGAQPGESLRMEGRWASHPQYGKQFTVENYTTVLPATIQGIRRYLGSGLIKGIGPRIADRIVEHFGLDTLDIVEREPKRLVEVPGLGPKRTKMIAAAWEEQKAIKEVMIFLQGVGVSTSIAVRIYKKYGDASISVVRNEPYRLAADVWGIGFLTADRIAQAVGIPHDSPERVKAGLQYALSQSTDQGHCFLPEERLIADAVKLLQVDTGLVIECLAVLTTEDEGAVRERVPGPEGGEPVNGIYLVPFHRAELSLSAQVLRLLRTGEDRMPAFRDVAWDKALAWLADRTGAALAPEQQQAVRLALTEKVAVLTGGPGCGKSFTVRSIVELARAKKAKVVLAAPTGRAAKRLAELTGAEASTVHRLLELKPGGDAAYDRDRPLDADLVVVDEASMLDLLLANKLVKAVAPGAHLLLVGDVDQLPSVGAGEVLRDLLAEGGPVPQVRLTRIFRQAQRSGVVTNAHRINSGVHPITQGLSDFFLFVEDETEDAGRVTVEVAARRIPAKFGLDPRRDVQVLAPMHRGPAGAGALNGLLQQAITPGRPDLPEKRLGGRVFRVGDKVTQIRNNYEKGENGVFNGTVGVVTSLNLEDQRLTVLTDEDEEVPYDFDELDELAHAYAMTIHRSQGSEYPAVVIPVTTGAWMMLQRNLLYTAVTRAKKLVVLVGSRKAIGQAVRTVSAGRRFTALDHRLSGLPLPDDRPAVRN; this is translated from the coding sequence ATGTCCAACCGGTCCGCCCAAGACACCCCGACCCCGACCCCGACCCACACCCCCGCTCCCGCACTCGCCGTCCTCGAAGCCGTCCTCGAACGGATCACGTACGCCAACGAGGAGAACGGCTACACGGTCGCCCGGGTCGACACCGGCCGGGGCGGCGATCTCCTCACCGTCGTCGGCGCGCTGCTCGGCGCGCAGCCCGGCGAGTCGCTGCGGATGGAGGGCCGCTGGGCCTCGCACCCCCAGTACGGCAAGCAGTTCACGGTGGAGAACTACACGACGGTCCTGCCCGCCACGATCCAGGGCATCCGCCGCTACCTCGGCTCGGGCCTGATCAAGGGCATCGGCCCGCGCATCGCGGACCGGATCGTGGAGCACTTCGGGCTGGACACCCTGGACATCGTCGAGCGGGAGCCGAAGCGGCTCGTGGAGGTCCCCGGCCTGGGGCCCAAGCGGACGAAGATGATCGCCGCCGCCTGGGAGGAGCAGAAGGCCATCAAGGAGGTCATGATCTTCCTCCAGGGCGTCGGTGTCTCCACCTCCATCGCGGTGCGGATCTACAAGAAGTACGGGGACGCCTCGATCTCGGTCGTCAGGAACGAGCCGTACCGGCTGGCCGCCGACGTCTGGGGCATCGGCTTCCTCACCGCGGACCGGATCGCGCAGGCCGTCGGCATCCCGCACGACAGCCCGGAGCGGGTCAAGGCGGGCCTCCAGTACGCGCTGTCGCAGTCCACCGACCAGGGCCACTGCTTCCTGCCCGAGGAGCGGCTCATCGCGGACGCCGTGAAGCTGCTCCAGGTCGACACGGGCCTGGTCATCGAGTGCCTGGCCGTGCTGACCACGGAGGACGAGGGGGCGGTGCGCGAGCGCGTGCCGGGGCCGGAGGGCGGGGAGCCGGTGAACGGGATCTATCTGGTCCCCTTCCACCGCGCGGAGCTCTCCCTCTCCGCCCAGGTGCTCCGGCTGCTGCGGACCGGCGAGGACCGGATGCCGGCGTTCCGGGACGTGGCGTGGGACAAGGCGCTGGCGTGGCTCGCGGATCGTACGGGCGCGGCGCTGGCGCCCGAGCAGCAGCAGGCGGTCAGGCTGGCGCTGACCGAGAAGGTCGCGGTGCTGACCGGTGGCCCCGGCTGTGGGAAGTCCTTCACGGTCCGCTCGATCGTGGAGCTGGCGCGCGCGAAGAAGGCCAAGGTCGTGCTGGCCGCCCCGACCGGGCGCGCGGCGAAGCGGCTGGCCGAGCTGACGGGGGCCGAGGCGTCGACGGTGCACCGGCTGCTGGAGCTGAAGCCGGGCGGGGACGCGGCGTACGACAGGGACCGGCCGCTGGACGCGGACCTGGTGGTGGTGGACGAGGCCTCGATGCTGGACCTGCTGCTGGCCAACAAGCTGGTGAAGGCGGTGGCGCCGGGGGCGCATCTGCTGCTGGTGGGGGATGTCGACCAGTTGCCGTCGGTCGGGGCGGGGGAGGTGTTGCGGGATCTGCTGGCGGAGGGCGGTCCCGTGCCGCAGGTCCGGCTCACCCGGATCTTCCGGCAGGCGCAGCGGTCGGGGGTGGTCACCAACGCCCACCGGATCAACTCGGGGGTGCATCCGATCACGCAGGGCCTCTCCGACTTCTTCCTCTTCGTGGAGGACGAGACGGAGGACGCCGGCCGCGTCACGGTGGAGGTCGCGGCCCGCCGTATCCCCGCGAAGTTCGGCCTGGACCCGCGGCGGGACGTGCAGGTGCTGGCGCCGATGCACCGCGGGCCGGCGGGCGCGGGGGCGCTGAACGGCTTGCTCCAGCAGGCCATCACGCCGGGCCGGCCCGACCTGCCGGAGAAGCGGCTCGGCGGGCGGGTGTTCCGGGTGGGGGACAAGGTCACCCAGATCCGCAACAACTACGAGAAGGGCGAGAACGGGGTCTTCAACGGCACGGTCGGGGTGGTCACCTCGCTGAACCTGGAGGACCAGCGGCTGACGGTCCTGACGGACGAGGACGAGGAGGTGCCGTACGACTTCGACGAGCTGGACGAGCTGGCGCACGCGTACGCGATGACGATCCACCGCTCCCAGGGCAGCGAGTACCCGGCCGTGGTCATCCCGGTCACGACGGGGGCCTGGATGATGCTCCAGCGGAATCTTCTCTACACGGCGGTGACCCGCGCCAAGAAGCTGGTGGTGCTGGTGGGCTCGCGCAAGGCCATAGGGCAGGCGGTGCGGACGGTCTCGGCGGGCAGACGCTTCACCGCCCTGGACCACCGGCTGTCGGGCCTTCCGCTCCCCGACGACCGGCCCGCCGTACGCAACTGA
- a CDS encoding citrate synthase yields the protein MRDDVSEKRDNDANDAVVLRYGDGEYTYPVINSTVGDSGFDIGKLRAQTGLVTLDSGYGNTAAYKSGITYLDGEQGILRYRGYPIEQLAERSSFVEVAYLLINGELPTVDELASFKNEITQHTLLHEDVKRFYDGFPRDAHPMAMLSSVVSALSTFYQDSHNPFDEKQRHLSTIRLLAKLPTIAAYAYKKSIGHPFVYPRNDLGYVENFLRMTFSVPAQEYVPDPVVVAALDKLLILHADHEQNCSTSTVRLVGSSQANMFASISAGISALWGPLHGGANASVLEMLEGIQAAGGDVDAFIRKVKNKEDGVKLMGFGHRVYKNFDPRAKIIKAAAHDVLSALGKSDELLDIALKLEEHALADEYFVERKLYPNVDFYTGLIYRAMGFPTEMFTVLFAIGRLPGWIAQWHEMIKEPGSRIGRPRQIYTGEVLRDFVPVEGR from the coding sequence GTGAGGGATGACGTGAGCGAGAAACGCGACAACGACGCGAACGACGCGGTAGTACTGCGGTACGGCGACGGCGAGTACACCTATCCGGTGATCAACAGCACCGTCGGCGATTCGGGCTTCGACATCGGAAAGCTCCGTGCTCAGACCGGCCTGGTGACACTGGACAGCGGGTACGGCAACACCGCCGCCTACAAGTCCGGGATCACCTACCTCGACGGCGAGCAGGGCATCCTCCGCTATCGCGGTTACCCCATCGAGCAGCTGGCCGAGCGGTCCAGCTTCGTCGAGGTGGCGTACCTGCTGATCAACGGTGAACTCCCGACCGTCGACGAGCTGGCCTCGTTCAAGAACGAGATCACCCAGCACACGCTGCTGCACGAGGACGTCAAGCGGTTCTACGACGGATTCCCGCGCGACGCGCACCCGATGGCGATGCTGTCCTCCGTGGTCAGCGCGCTGTCGACGTTCTACCAGGACAGTCACAATCCGTTCGACGAGAAGCAGCGCCACCTCTCGACGATCCGGCTGCTCGCCAAGCTTCCGACGATCGCGGCGTACGCGTACAAGAAGTCGATCGGCCACCCCTTCGTCTACCCGCGCAACGACCTCGGGTACGTCGAGAACTTCCTGCGCATGACGTTCTCCGTCCCCGCGCAGGAGTACGTGCCGGACCCGGTCGTGGTCGCCGCGCTCGACAAGCTCCTCATCCTGCACGCGGACCACGAGCAGAACTGTTCGACGTCCACCGTGCGGCTCGTCGGCTCGTCGCAGGCGAACATGTTCGCCTCGATCTCCGCGGGCATCAGCGCCCTGTGGGGCCCGTTGCACGGCGGCGCCAACGCCTCCGTCCTGGAGATGCTCGAAGGCATCCAGGCGGCCGGTGGTGACGTCGACGCCTTCATCCGCAAGGTGAAGAACAAGGAAGACGGCGTCAAGCTCATGGGCTTCGGACACCGTGTGTACAAGAACTTCGACCCCCGGGCGAAGATCATCAAGGCGGCGGCGCACGACGTCCTGTCGGCGCTCGGCAAGTCCGACGAGCTGCTCGACATCGCGCTCAAGCTGGAGGAGCACGCGCTGGCCGACGAGTACTTCGTCGAGCGCAAGCTCTACCCGAACGTGGACTTCTACACCGGCCTGATCTACCGGGCCATGGGCTTCCCCACCGAGATGTTCACCGTGCTCTTCGCGATCGGCCGGCTGCCCGGCTGGATCGCCCAGTGGCACGAGATGATCAAGGAGCCGGGATCCCGCATCGGCCGCCCGCGCCAGATCTACACGGGCGAGGTCCTGCGCGACTTCGTGCCGGTCGAGGGCCGCTGA
- a CDS encoding heavy-metal-associated domain-containing protein produces the protein MTTETTTGPTGTSGAVTTVYQVKGMSCGHCEGAVSGEISTIEGVTSVQATAATGQVTVVSESVLDESAVRAAVDEAGYELVEQA, from the coding sequence ATGACCACCGAGACGACGACCGGCCCGACCGGGACCTCCGGCGCAGTCACCACCGTCTACCAGGTCAAGGGCATGAGCTGCGGCCATTGCGAGGGCGCCGTCTCGGGCGAGATCTCCACGATCGAGGGCGTCACGTCCGTCCAGGCCACCGCCGCGACCGGCCAGGTGACCGTCGTGTCCGAATCGGTACTCGACGAGAGCGCCGTCCGGGCCGCCGTGGACGAGGCGGGATACGAACTGGTCGAACAGGCCTGA